The DNA sequence CGGCTGTTTGGTCGGTGGATAAATCCAGTGCCATCTGCAGAAACCCGCCGTTATTCTCGAGGCTAACCCGGCCGCGCATGCGCAGTGCCAAACGGTTGGAGATGGTTTCACGAGTCAGGGAGCCTTCCGACAGCCCACCCATCACACCGTCGGTTACCAACCGCCACCGGCATGCATTGCTGTCGGCGGGGAGGTCTGATTCAAGGCTGTCAAAAATAACGGAGGAGGCCATGACTATTATCGATCCTTTTTACTCGTTTGAGGTGCCGGTTTGGGAACAGCCATGAAGACCAGATAAACCAATGCCAGAACGACTGTTGCGGCAGAAAAAATTGCTAGGCGGCGATAGGTTGGGCGATCCGGAAAACGGTGGCAGGTCACTGTGTAGCGCCCAGCGATTGTCTCTTTAAGCCATTTGGCCGAGAGTGGTCTGGCGTTGGAAAATCTCGGAATCGGGTCTTGAGGAGAGCTGTTTGCGGCGGCTGTGATAATGGTTTGCGGTAAATCGATGCCGTAATTGACGGCAATGTTGATGCCGGCCAAAAAAAGCGTTTCCTTCTTGTCGGCAATTGCAAGTGCGTGTGCTTCCTGCCAATCCTGTGCCGTGAGGTTATTTGACATCTGTGCCAGGTCGACAAGCCAGTTCAGGTTGTCCTCGAAGTCGCCCATGACCGCATGCAGGACCACCATGAATAGCTCAATGGGTCTGGCAGGTTTTAACAACCCGGTTGCCGTTGATTGCACTGGTTGGGCCCAGGCCAGTTGCGTAAGCCGGTTGGATGTATAGCTACCCAGGCGACGGTGCAGATCGAGCTTCACGTCACTCTGGGGGTGAATAAGTTGAGTGCCGTGGTTCGGGTCCAGGCCAAAAAAGCGATGAACGGCGCCCTTCCTTTCCAAATCGGCATACTCATGCGCCCAACCATTCTTCAGTAGCAACTTCAGCGCGCGGGCATGGTGTTTGGGTGCCACCAAAAGATCCATATCGGCCATCGACCGCAGGGTCCGCTGGGGGTAGTAGTCAGCCAGGCCGACCCCTTTCAAAGCCATGACAGGTATATCCTGCTGGGCAAACAGGCTGACTACTTTTCTTAACTGATGGGTGCGATGTTGATAGGCTATCCACCAGTATTGATAAAGTATTTTGAGACGAGCCTGATGGATTGACGACAAACCAAAGCGCTGTGTCTGATGATGGATCAGCGGCGACAGGCGCATAATACCGAAACTCATGGTATCGATGACGATCATCCGATCCCAGGCATCCAGTAGCTCGCCTGCAGTGGTGGCATCCTCGGCCAGACAGAGCTTTAGTGAAAGCTCTTCAATAGATAGCGTTGTCAGCATGGTGTGAACTTTATGGTCTGATCGGCAATGTCATCGAATTCGTCAAGGTGACTGATGATAATGATGATTTTGTCATCTTTTAACTGCGCGATAGTACGCTTTAGTAAATTGATGGATGTGCGATCGAGGTGATTGGTGGGCTCATCGAGAACCAGCAGCGTATGGTTCGTGTAGAGCTCACGAAGTAGTGCAATTCGCCGGGCTTCTCCCCCCGATAACGCACCGCCACATTCGCCAACCTGATAGTTTTCCGGGTCCTTCTGCACCGGTAACAACTGCCGTTTCAGTTCGGGGTCGCCGTCACTCCATTGCTGTTCTGCTGCAGGGTGGCCGAATAGTACATTGTCTTTGATCGTGCCGCCAAACAGGGTCACATGTTGATCAATCAAGGCTGTTTGATGTCGCCACAGGGATAGTTCCGGCCAGGGTGTTGGCGTACCGTTAATACACAGCTCACCGGCACTGGGCGTTAAATGGCCCAGCAGAATACGGGCCATGGTGGATTTCCCCGCGCCATTTTCACCTTTCCACAGATAAATATTGCCCTGCTCGAGGCTGAGCGATTTGTTTTCGATGACTGGCTTATCGGGATAGCTGAAGCAAACGTTGCTCAGGACAATCGACTTTAGCGATTCTGTGCCACAAGAATGGGCGTTTTCACTCTCGCGGCCTGACTTGGTGGGTTTTAGTTCGGAGGGCAACCTGAAAAACCTGTCGAGGGTTATAGCTGCCTCTTGCGCATCCATAAAGCTGAAAAGTGCGGTGCTGAGCGGTTGTATATGGCTTTGGATAATACTCAGCAGGAACAGTACAAGCACAAACTCCTGAGCGCTGAGCTCACCACTTTGTATGAGATAAACGCCAAGAAAAAGGGTGGCTACGCGGAGTACGTTGCCGGACCAGTTAAGCCATGACTTCCAGAATAACTGCTCTCGCAGCATACGAGTGTTATCGGAGAGAAACTCGCGGGTATGATCGTGGTGCTGTGCGGCAGTATCGGCTACCCCGCGACCCATTTTGAATAATTCAAACTTGTCCAGCAGGGCGACTGCCCAACCATGTTGCCGGCGCCAGGCCGCCTGAAAGGCGACCAGTAGCGGCCGTGTTTTCTGTTTGGTGGTAATGCCCAGCAGCGCAATCAGGCCCATGCCGACCAGACAAAATATCACCATGGTTGTACTGAGCCACGCGATAAAGCCCAGCATCGCAAGCACAATAATTGTACTGATCAGCACCGAGTCCAGCAGTTTGCTGATTCCCTGGCGAATACGCCAAAAGTCGGACATCAACAGATCGTACAAATACGCGCGTTTGGATTGTTTAAAGGCCAGCCACTGCAAACCGGCCAGTTGACGATAGAGTTTGTCGCTCAGCCTGAGGCAGGCGGCATCAATGATCGCGAAGTTATAAAACGCCTGGCGCCACGCCAGCCACTGCGCGAGCGAAAACACAACGACAATGCCGACAATTTCAATAAAAAATGGGCCATCGAAGGCTGTTGGCAGCGGCTGGATGGCACGATAGATCAACAGGGGCCAGCCAATGGACAAGCCCGTCTGGAGCAGGCCCAACAACAGGCTGCGGTAGAGTTGCCCGTTGGGAATGGCGCGCAACACAGACAACGGTGTAAAGCGAAATGAGTCAGTCATTACCGGAAATTTGTCTCTTGCTGTTCAGGTGTAGCCTGATCACCTTCAGGTAGTCAACGGCAGAGACACCATTGGTCATGTTGTTGTCGTGGATACGTCGAAAAGCCAGCACATCGGGAAGGACGACATGTTTAACGTTGTGAGTTTTACAGCGGTTAAACCATTCGATGAAATCACCCATTTCTAAAGCGTCATTAAACCCCCCGACACGATCAAAAAGGCTGCGCCGGCACAGCATCGAGGTTTTGTTGAAGCCATCCAGTGGCTCAGGACGTGCACGGTACTTTGTATTAACCGCCGATTCGTCATCAAACTCTTTTAATTTTGTGAAGCAGATGTCGAGCGACTGGTCGGCAGTCAGGGCAGAGAGCTGAGCTTGTAGCTTGTTGGTCGCCCACAGGTCGTCACAATCGAGAAAGGCGATCCAGTCGGCGCTGGTGTGCTCCAGGGCTGTATTGAGTGTGGCGCTCACGCCGGAATGTGGACGATCGACAAAAACAAGGTTGGGCAACTGCCCGGCGAGCGCCAGAATTTTCTCCCGGCTGCCGTCGGTTGAACCATCGTTGACAACGATAATGTGAACATTCTGGTGAGTCTGTTTGCGGGCACTGTCGATGGCTTCGCATACAAACCGCTCGCCATTGTAAACCGGAATAATAATATCGATTAATGGGGCGTTAGCGTTGTTGTCGCCTGTATCAGTCATCGCACCAGTGCCCCTTTCTTGCGCTGCGATTGGCGACGAAGAATCTCGAACAGGCCCGCACGCATTTTGTCGCTGGCGTAGGTGCCGTTATTCTGGTGCCACCATTTTCTCAATAGGGGACGTTCAATATTGGCCTCCTCAAATCCGGCATTGCGTAAATTGACGATCAGCTCGGTATCATCGCCAGCCACCAGACTGGAATCGAACCCGCCGAGGCTGGCAAGAACATGGCTGCGGAGCATCAGTGCACTGGGTACAAATGACCGGTGCTCATCGGTGGGGAGGCGTAACAGGTGTCGGGGCAATACAAGTTCTTCCTGGGCATGTAAAGTCTGATTACAGGTAACCCAGCCGACATAGGGGTGGGCATTTAAATACGCCACCTGTGCGCTGGTTTTGTCTGCTTCCCATTCATCATCCTGATCAAGGAAGGCGAGGTATTTACCCGACGCCAGTCCTGTACCTGTGTTGCGGGCCGCTGCCACGCCCCGGTTGGGCGTTGTTACCAGGGTGGCAGTTGGATAGTGCTCAGAAACCAACTGGCGGCCGGCGCCATCATCACTGGAACCATCGTCCACGACGATGAGTTCAATCGATTCATAGGTTTGCTGTTTTACGGTGTCGAGTGTGCGAACAATCGTTTCGGCACCGTTATACAGCGGGATAATGACGCTGACCAGCGGGCGATAAAACCGCCTGAAGTCGTTTATTTGGGGTAGGGGTCTACTCTGTTTCGTCTCTCGTCTTCTGCGCAGCGAATGGCGTAACACGTTCAGGAGATCGAGCTCCTGTGGTGTTTTCTCCACCGACATGTTGTTGCCATGAACATGGTAAATCAGTGTCGCCTCCTCCAGTAACACGATTCCCTGTCGCTGTTCTCTCAGTAGCAGCCACCAATTTACATCTTCGCTATAGCGCAGATTCTCATCAAACGTCATACCGCTATCAAATACCTGTCGCTTGACGAGAATGCCACCCAGATGCACATGGGTAATCTCCTGTGTCTCCGGGTCAAAGAGCATGTTTGGCATGGGGGTGCCGTTGGCGGCGACATAGCGGACTTTGCCGCCAGCGACGCTGGTGTCAGGGTCATCCAGGTGTGGTAGCAGCAACGTCAGTTTGTTCTCGGGCCATTCATCGTCGCCGTCGATAAAACTGATCAGCTCACCACTGGCGTGTTTGAGGCCCGTATTGCGGGCAGCCGCCGGGCCACGGTTTTCCTCATGATTGAGCAAAATCACCTGTGGATACTGACCTTTTATCTGTGCCAGTAGCTCACAGCACCGGGTATTCGAACCATCGTTGATGAGTATTATTTCAACAGGGAGTTGCCCATTGCTGATTTCAGCCTGTTGCAGCACCGAGTTGATCGCCCGGTGTAACTCTTCGCCATTATTGTAAACAGGGGTGATGACGCTAAGCATTTTTTCTTCCTTCATCGCTCGTCACACGTCCAAAAGACTCGGTTAGCAGGTGTTTATCCGATCCTAAAAGCCATTGATAGCAGGGGGCCGCATTAACGACCGTGGAGATTTTGCTGAAGGCTTCGGCACGGTGGTGTGGCAAATGGTGCAAAGTGGTGGGTGCGATGCTCATCAGTGCTTGGGCTGCCGAGACGGCTGATACGGTCGATTGAGCGACACTGGGCGAGGCAATACGCGGCACCAGTATGCCGACCAGATCTGCACTTTTTAACAGCCTGTCAGGGTAGTGTTCGCCAATATGCAGGATCGCTTTCTGGTCCCGATAACTCCGGGGGTTTCGCAGCTGACTGTGCAAAGCAGTGAATCGCTCATCAAAATTATCATGATTGATTTTCGCGGATTGATACAGGCTGTGTACCTTAAAGGGCGGTTTTGTGCGCAGGATGACATAGTCATCACCCAGGTAATAGCGGCCACTGAGCAGGAGTTGCAGACAGCTGGTGGATTTTCCCGAGCCACTCGGGCCGGGAATAAGCCAGCCATGCTTTCCATCTTCAGAGATGGCACCGGCGTGCATCAGCTGCAGGTCCTGATCGCGACTCCACCAGTGAAAAATAATACGGAATGAGAATGTCATCTCCCACCAGGGCACCTCCTCCGGATTGATGACCCAGTACAGGCCAATGCGTCTGAGCCGCGAGTACAGAAAAACCTGTCTTAGCCAGGGTTGGTAAAAAATCTGCACATCATGCTGGTCAATGGTGGCGGCGTAGCCCTGACCGTTAAATAAATCCATTGGCGGGGCTTTCAGCGGGGAGGTTGTGCCGCTGCTGTCGGCATAGAGAATGGTGAGATCGGCATCCGACTCGGACTCGCTGGCGAGGTGCGCGAGCGCGGGGAGAAACTGAGCCCGCAGTATCGGGGAGTGAGTTGCCAGATCAACAATGTGGCCACCCAGGTCAATCCTGTCCCGATAGCACAGGGACTCCCTGTCCAGAAGTGCCAGCGCTTCCTCAAAATAATCACCGAGCTTGAACATCGTCGCGGGTAGGGGCTCAGTTACGTGGCTTATTCTCTGAGCTCCCAGCCGTCTTCATCCACATCGTGTATCGGGTCAAGTAGCAGCAGGTCCTGCATATCAGCGTAGCGGTTGAGCTCTGAGCGTTTGTACTCTTTCGCCGCCGTTGCGGTGCCCAGCGCTGCATTACTGGATACTCTGTCAACCACCAGCTGTTCATTGATCAACTCTTGCCAAATACTCGAGAGTTCAGCAATAGCCGTTGCGCGCTGCTCGCCCAACGACGCGCAAATCGTTGCGATGGCGGCGTCAGGGTCAGCACACGGCAAAGCCTGGATCAGGCCAGCAGCAATGCCCTGAACACTGTAATAAAGCCCACTATCCAGATTTGCGATGATACATTCGTCTTCAAAAACTTCTGCTGCAACTTGTTGATTCAAAGTGAAATGGTGCATGGTTTATGAGTATTCCGTTATAGATATCCGCTATTGGCCCGAGTTTACACGCAAAGCCCGAAGTTGACGACCTGGGTAACTGGACAAGCGGAGCAGAAAAAGGGGCAGTAAAGGAGCAGTAAAGGGGGGCAGTAAAGGAGGTCAGTCAAGGCGTTAGCAAAAGAGTAAGAGTGCAGTGAAAACTGAGAGTCATACCCTTTTACACTGATACTGTCGGTCGACTGCCAGGTGGGTCAAAAACTACTCAACATGGTCTGCCGACAGCATCTCCGGATGTGTCTTGCCATGAAAAAACATATAACATTCAATCCAGTGAAGGTACGATTGAACAGCGCGGCGACTGTAGCGCCCGACCAGCATCTACTCGTTAATCGACTCAGGGAACGGTGACACAGCCATGATCGAACGCCCTTTCAAACAGATTCTTGATATAAACAGTCTTTCGCTTTTTCAGAAAAATCAGTGGTCATCCGTACACTACAGGCCAGCATATTTGAACGCCTGTCCGGACAATAAAATAAACAGAAAAAATAACAATTGGTTAGAGATGGCATGATTGCCACTCTAATATATTACAGTGGCCGCCTTTTGATAATTATTATGAGGCCGAAGGCCTCATTAACAGACTGTTAAATGTCTATGATCGATCACGATAAATGCCGGGCCTTGGTCAAGCAGTTCTACGCCACGGTCAACGAATTGGAGGCCATGTTCCCAGGTAGGCACTTCACCCCGGATGGCCATATGGTTGGCAGTTTAGGTGAATGCCTTGTGGCTGATGCATACAATCTCGATCTCAAGACAGCGTCCAACAAAGGCTATGACGCTATCACCCAATGCGGCTTGGAAGTTGAGATCAAGGCTACGCAATCTAACTCTGTTGCATTCCGGAGTCAGCCGCAGCATACGATTATCATCAAGCTCATGCCTGACGGTACATTCGAGGAAATTTACAACGGGCCAGGAGTCCTTGTTTGGGAACAGTTCAAAGGGAAGCGGCTACCGAGTAATGGCCAGTTTCAAATTTCTCTCAACAAACTCCGGCAATTAAACCAAAGTGTGGCTCAGGCAGACCGTGTACCTAGAGCCATTTAACAAGGCGCATCAGTACGTGGCCTCCGGCCACCGGACGGCTTCAGCCGCCGCTGTACTTGGCGTTAGGAATCAAAGGAGTCTGATATGGCATCATTTTTTGCATGGGCTGTACTTGCTGGTATTTGTTCTTTTATACACCTTTTGATCAAATTAAATGATGAGAAATACAAATACTATCCCACCCCTAAGACAAGTGTGTCTGATTTCTTTTCTACTTGGTTAATTCTGTTTATTGGCTGGGTTGTTTTTTTGTTATTTCTTTCATTATTTGGTGGGGGAAGTGGTGGTGATTGGGACTCACGCGGTTTCCATCCAGGTTAATTGGAAAATATTTTATAAAAATGAGCCTAAAGATGCATGAAGATCACCCAAAAATCAGGAGACACATAGTTATAGTTTCTGCGGTGGTTCTACTGTTATTTGCGACAGGTGATGTGTCCTACACATTGCCTCAAATTAACATTACGCTACAAGGTGAAATCTTGTGGCCTATTCTTGCCTTGGCCCAGTTTTACACTGTAGTAAAAGGTTACTTAACTGCTGCAATAAACGGCGTTGTGATGCCTTGGAATATTCCGCGTAAAGGACCTTGGGGCGATAAATCTGTATGGAATTTACCCGAATATTGGTATGTATTTTTCAACCAAGCGATTCCAATTGCTGCTTATATATTAAGCTTTGTTATCATTTTTATTCAGTTATTTAGGGCCTATGCATAATTTCACTGATAAAGGGGTCGGTGACAACTAAGAACCATTCCCATTTAATTTTCACCGGTCTTCTGTGCTTTACATGACCCGGTCTCCTTCCCAAGGCATTGGCACAGTCCAAAAATGAAAAAGGCCTGCGATTGGCTGCAGGCCTTTAAAATCGTGGTGCCCAGAGGCGGAATCGAACCACCGACACGAGGATTTTCAATTTGATTGATAGTTTAAATTAACCATTAAAAATCAGTTATTTACGGCGTATTGTCTTTTATTGGATGTTTCTCTTTGTGCTTCGTTATGCTTTGACATGCGCTCAGTTTAGGAGCTGACATTTTTATAATATAGCCAAAGTGATGTGTTAATCTTTAATCTGTAGTTATGGGTTAGTTAACATTCATTGATTAATAGAACTAAGGAACAGTGTCATGGCTAAAGGTAAATTTGAGATTTATAAGGATAAAGCTGGTGAGTTTCGTTTTCGTCTTAAAGCCTCTAATGGTGAAAATATTGGTGCTTCAGAAGGTTATAAGGCCAAGTCTGGGGCTGAAAATGGAATTGAGTCAGTCAGGAAGAACTCGAGTACTAAAGAAAGTTATGATGTCTTTGAAGGTAATAACGGAAAATGGTATTTCAATCTAAAGGCTGCTAATCACCAGGTCATCCTTAGTAGTCAAGGTTACTCTTCGAAACAGGGGGCTGAAGGCGGCTGTGATTCTGTTGCTAGGAACGCTCCGGATGCTACTGTTGACGACCAAACATAACTTTAGTTGGATACCTACGCTCAAGACCCTGTATTGCAGGGTCTTTTTATTTAAGGCTTTTAAAAAGTAGTGCCTAGAGGCAGTTAGCTTAGGTTGAGGTCTAGAATGGCTGGGTCTAAAAAGGAAATCTCAAGAATGCTGCGGATAGCCCGGATTAGTTGGGTCACCATTACTATGTCGCTATTGGCGGGAAATGCTATGGCCGTTGAGGAAGCGAAATACAACGTACTTCGTGAAGAAGAGGAGTTCGAACTTCGGGAGTACGAGTCCCATATTCGCGCTGAGACCACGGTAGATGGAAAGTTTGAAGATGCTGGTAACGAAGCATTCGGCCGCCTGTTTAAGTACATTTCCGGCAACAACAAACAGCAAAATGAAGTGGCGATGACATCGCCTGTTGGACAAGAGCCATTGAATCAGAAGATTGAGATGACTTCGCCTGTAGGCCAGCAGAAACAGGATGGAAAATGGGTTGTCAGCTTCATGATGCCAGCGTCATTTACGCTAGAAACAACTCCTGAGCCAAAGGATCCAAACGTGTCTATTCGCGAGGTTCAGGTACGTCTCATTGCTGCGGTACGTTATTCGGGCTTTTGGAGCGAAAAAAATTACCGTCGCAACTTGATAAAATTACAGGATTGGATAGCGAGCAATCGCTTGACTCCGGTAGGCGAACCCATTTGGGCACGGTACAACCCACCGTTCACTCCTTGGTTTCTTCGTCGCAATGAAATTCTAGTCCCGGTTGCTTCTCCATAATCTGGCTAATGAGCATGGTGCAGTTAACGCCCAACAAGTCGTTGCAGGGCACAATTTTGGCACAGTCCGAAAATGAAAAAGGCCTGCGATTGGCTGCAGGCCTTTAAATTCGTGGTGCCCAGAGGCGGAATCGAACAGCCGACCGAGGATTTTCAATTTGATTGGAAGTTTAAATTAACCATTATTAATCAGTCGGTTACGGCGCATTGCCTTTTTTTGAATGTTTGTGGTTGTACTTCATTATGCTTTGACATGCTCTCAGTTTAGGCATGGTCATCTCTTTTTCAGGAGCCACAGGCTTTATAACATCGTTTGCATCATGCTAACCCATTGATTTATATACCTGATAGATTATATTCAATGGGCCAAAGGATTTGTCTTTCAACACGGGAGGTGGCTTGTTTTATCCTCAACGGAAACCCCATAAAAACACACCAAACCCTTGTGGCTAAAAGCTTACAGCCAAGTCGCGGTATTCAATGTTTCTGTGTTATAAGGCCAAAGTGTTATAAAGCCATGGGCTTTTGAGTTTACTGTTAAGCGCAATCAGTACCCGCAAACAACTAAAGTAGGTTTACACTTAAAAGAAAGAGATATATGGACAATTTTGAAGTTGAATTGAATGAAGATGGTAAAATTATCGATTTTTTGGATGGGGCTCCTTTAATTCCTGGACCCGAAGAATTCGTAAGGCAAAAGTATCTCAGAATTTTACATTTTGAATATCAATACCCAAAAAATGTCTTGGCTAAAGAAATTCCAATCTACTACGGCCACTCCGAGTTAAAAGACAAAAATGGTAATCCTGTTAGAGCGGATATAGTTGTTTATCGCTCAGCAAAAGCTAAAAAGGAAAAAAATCAAGGTGCCATTTCAATGCTTGTGGAATGCAAGGCTCCTACTCTTGAAACAGGATATAACCAACTTGTCTCCTACATCTACAATACAAGTGCGGAAGGTGGAGTTTGGTATAACGGTGATGCGCCCCTGTATTTTAGACGACTCACGGCACCTAACAATGACCTAATAGATTGGACGGGCATTCCACGGCCAGATGAGGCTTGGGACGCGCTAGGCCAACGAAGAAAAGAAGACCTGAAACGACCCAAAGATATAAAGGGATTGTTAAGGCAGTGCCATAATAAGCTTCATGGTCGGGGCGTTGATGGCGACGAAGACGATTTAACCATGGACATGGTTAGAATCATATTGGCAAAAGCCATGGATGAAGAAAAATCGGGTGAGTTGTGTGAGTTTTATTGTACTCCTGAAGAGTATAGCTCAACAGTAGGGCAATCAACTGTAGCTACCCGTATACATTCTCTCTTTGGAGACGTAGTGGCGGAGAACAGGGATGTTTTTTCAGAGCATGAAAAAATATCCGTTGGGCCAAGGGCAATATGTGATGTGGTAGTTGAACTGCAGAGATATAGATTGCTCAGTGACCTTCATGAGTCTGATGACTGGGATATTATGGGTCATGCGTATGAACAATATACTTCAACATACTTAAAAAGGAAGCGTGGTCAATTTTTTACCAATCGGTTAGTAGTGGATTTTCTCTCTGAAGTTCTAGACCCAGACTACCAAGATATTATTCTTGACCCTGCAGGCGGGTCTGGTGGATTTCTTACGGGTGCAATGAGGCATGTAAGGAAAAAGATCTTATCTTCTAAAGGGACCAATATTTCTAAACAAAGACAGCTCGACAAGCACCGAACAAACTTGTTTATGGTTGAAATAAGCAAACGCTTAGTAAAAATTGCAAAAACGGCGATGATTCTCAATGGGGATGGTCACACCGGCATGACCCAAGGTGATTCATTAGGTCCCATAGATTCACTCAATGAGAGAGTTGCAGCGCGTTGCGGAATTGGCGCGCCAAAGATTATTTTAACTAATCCGCCCTTCGCTGGTGTTGGAGAGGGCCGAATTACCGACCCGGACGTCCTGGATAATTTTTCTAGCGGTATTAGGTGGTCAACTAGAAGCGGTGAATATATACCCACAGGTGAGCGAAATACTGAGGGCGTCCCGCCCGAAATGTTGTTCTTTGAGCGTTGTTTGCGCTGGGTGGCTCCGGGCGGAAGAATCGGCATCGTAATGCCTAAAAGCTTTCTGGATACTAGGACTTATTATCCAGTTAGACGCCTTCTGCTGGATGAGTACCGGCTGGTTGGCGTTGTAAATTGTCACAAGGATACCTTTCAACCACATACCGGTGTTAGAACTTGCCTTGTGATTGTAGAGAGGCCACTTAAAGTTGAAGACTTGCCTCAGGATTATCCTGTGTTCATGGCAATCTCCAAGAAGGTTGGGCAGGACAGTGAAGGGTTCCCAATTTTCAGAAGAGATAAAAATAACAATCTCACCGATGAAATTGACCACGATCTGAATGAAATTTTACGCGACTATCATGAATTCAAAATAGGTAAATTGAGAGAGTCCGAATATAGATTCTCAATTAGAAAGTTAGAAATAGATGAGCTTTTAAGGGTAAATCCACAAGTTTATTTGCCAAACCTGAATGAAACTATCCGTCAGATTGAATCAATAGATGGTTTAGAAGGCTGGTCAGTGACAACCATTGGTCAACTACATGCTGACATTAGAATATTTAAAGGACCAAGATTAAAAAGTGAGAATCTGATTGTAGAAGAGGCCGCTGATGGTGTTGAGCCTTACTATACGCCATCCGCTGTCCTTCAAGAAAAATCGGATAGCGCGAAGCTTCTTAATATAAATTATGCGTCTGAAAAACAACTAGCAACAATCAATGCCGTAAGAGTATTTCGCGGTGATATTGTAGTTACCCGATCAGGAACGATCGGTAGAGTTGCGTTTATCACAAAGAGATTAAATGGCGCGATTGTTTCGGATGATCTGATAAGGATTAGGATTAAGGACGAAAGCCTTAAATATTATGTTTATCAATTCTTGCAAACTGATAAGGCTCTGAATCAAATGCTTAGAAATGAGTACGGAGCCGTACAGCAGCATCTAGAGCCAAATCATGTTGCTGATATACTAATACCAGTACCCGACGATATGAAAGTTCTTGATAAGGTTGTCGATCTTACGAAAGAACAAATAAGACTAAAAGAAGAGTTGGAAGCTGGAAATAAAAACCTTGATGCTGAAAGTGCCGATCTTTTATCCAGTCTAATAGAGCTTGGCGCTGAGAAAAACGCTTAACAAATGGCTGTTGCCGGACGTGCCTACGCTGCGCTCCGGCACGCCGCAAAGCCAGGCGTTATGTTGAAAGGCAATTATGGCACTTGACCTCGACAAACTAATAAAGGCGCACCAATTTAGGCTTGAGACAAAAAGCTTAGGGGAGTTGCTATGCCACAACTTCTCTCTTTCAGCAATGAGTGAAGCCGGAAAGTGGCTAGTCGACAATGAAAACAAAGACTCTGTTGAATTTGCCAGATATCTTACAACCCTTCTATGCCAGCCAGTTGAAAAGGAGGAAGAGAAGGGCTATCGGATTAACAAAGATCAAGCCGAGTTGCTTACTCAGAGCGAACTCGAAGATTTTTCTAGGCTATTCATTGATAAAAACAAATATCTTTTAGAAGACCAGGATAAGCAGGAAACAATACGGGAAAAAGACGATGACGGTAAAGTTGTCGTCTTTTTCAAGAATCACATCGCGGATGAACTTCTCAAAAATAATGATGAGTCGGAAACAGATTACCTTCTTCGGGTGGTTGATATATATATCAAGCAATCTAATAAAAGAACAAAGAAACTATTTGAAAGTGCCACTAAAGGTCTTTTTTCAAGCACCACTCTAGGCCTTTTAGAGGAAAACCAACGAATATCAAATAGCTTGGGAAGTTCTCTTATTCACCACGAACCTTTCAAGCTTCCTGAAATACCCGAAAATCCGGTTTTTGAAACCAACCGTCAATTAGCTTCTTTTGGCAAAGAGCTG is a window from the Porticoccus hydrocarbonoclasticus MCTG13d genome containing:
- a CDS encoding YegP family protein; translated protein: MAKGKFEIYKDKAGEFRFRLKASNGENIGASEGYKAKSGAENGIESVRKNSSTKESYDVFEGNNGKWYFNLKAANHQVILSSQGYSSKQGAEGGCDSVARNAPDATVDDQT
- a CDS encoding SOUL family heme-binding protein; translated protein: MAVEEAKYNVLREEEEFELREYESHIRAETTVDGKFEDAGNEAFGRLFKYISGNNKQQNEVAMTSPVGQEPLNQKIEMTSPVGQQKQDGKWVVSFMMPASFTLETTPEPKDPNVSIREVQVRLIAAVRYSGFWSEKNYRRNLIKLQDWIASNRLTPVGEPIWARYNPPFTPWFLRRNEILVPVASP
- a CDS encoding N-6 DNA methylase; its protein translation is MDNFEVELNEDGKIIDFLDGAPLIPGPEEFVRQKYLRILHFEYQYPKNVLAKEIPIYYGHSELKDKNGNPVRADIVVYRSAKAKKEKNQGAISMLVECKAPTLETGYNQLVSYIYNTSAEGGVWYNGDAPLYFRRLTAPNNDLIDWTGIPRPDEAWDALGQRRKEDLKRPKDIKGLLRQCHNKLHGRGVDGDEDDLTMDMVRIILAKAMDEEKSGELCEFYCTPEEYSSTVGQSTVATRIHSLFGDVVAENRDVFSEHEKISVGPRAICDVVVELQRYRLLSDLHESDDWDIMGHAYEQYTSTYLKRKRGQFFTNRLVVDFLSEVLDPDYQDIILDPAGGSGGFLTGAMRHVRKKILSSKGTNISKQRQLDKHRTNLFMVEISKRLVKIAKTAMILNGDGHTGMTQGDSLGPIDSLNERVAARCGIGAPKIILTNPPFAGVGEGRITDPDVLDNFSSGIRWSTRSGEYIPTGERNTEGVPPEMLFFERCLRWVAPGGRIGIVMPKSFLDTRTYYPVRRLLLDEYRLVGVVNCHKDTFQPHTGVRTCLVIVERPLKVEDLPQDYPVFMAISKKVGQDSEGFPIFRRDKNNNLTDEIDHDLNEILRDYHEFKIGKLRESEYRFSIRKLEIDELLRVNPQVYLPNLNETIRQIESIDGLEGWSVTTIGQLHADIRIFKGPRLKSENLIVEEAADGVEPYYTPSAVLQEKSDSAKLLNINYASEKQLATINAVRVFRGDIVVTRSGTIGRVAFITKRLNGAIVSDDLIRIRIKDESLKYYVYQFLQTDKALNQMLRNEYGAVQQHLEPNHVADILIPVPDDMKVLDKVVDLTKEQIRLKEELEAGNKNLDAESADLLSSLIELGAEKNA